One genomic region from Syngnathus typhle isolate RoL2023-S1 ecotype Sweden linkage group LG17, RoL_Styp_1.0, whole genome shotgun sequence encodes:
- the igfals gene encoding insulin-like growth factor-binding protein complex acid labile subunit codes for MQSLALFSLWVLGTLAVLPDPTPTAEEPVPCSTGCACLYDDYSLELNMYCSGRNFTQVPTDMPRATHSLWLDGNLFATLPAASFKDLTNLDFLNLQSGQLATVDAQAFRGLRSLAHIHLERNRLRTLPVSVFQNTPNIASISLHNNQLARIEERLFSGLLHMWLLNLGWNAIAVLPENIFQDLQGLRELVLAGNRLAYLQPQLFQNLGELKELDLTGNSLKVIKANVFVKLVKLRKLYLAQNQIVTVAPRAFVGMRALRWLDLTNNKMTSLHDDTFLGLHNLLVLRLSNNTIAGIRPRTFRDLQFLEELRLSYNKMRSLGERIFEGLGHLEVLELEHNRVQEAQAGSFTGLSHVAVINLSGSCFHSLPNHVFKGLSKLHSLHLDKGCLTKITNQAFTGLSSLRRLFLQHNNISVVERHSFADLVGLLGLDLSFNKLEVFTSHTFSGLQNLEYLLLSNNECRQFLHNGTKHLLPRLRYLDLRANALTNLVPDFSENMEKLLLSGNRWKCDCGTVSLRNYSLRNAHVVPRRVETHAEGEEPDSTITIYNNITCTNPTRLAGQDLRDIDAEHFQTCRAAVN; via the coding sequence ATGCAAAGCCTTGCGTTGTTCTCGTTGTGGGTACTGGGAACATTAGCGGTGTTGCCGGATCCCACCCCGACGGCAGAAGAACCCGTTCCGTGTTCCACAGGATGCGCTTGTCTGTACGATGACTACAGCCTGGAACTCAACATGTACTGTAGCGGCCGCAACTTTACGCAGGTCCCGACGGACATGCCGAGAGCAACGCACTCTCTCTGGCTCGACGGAAATCTTTTCGCCACCTTACCGGCGGCCTCGTTCAAGGATCTCACCAATCTGGATTTTTTGAATTTGCAAAGCGGTCAGCTGGCGACCGTGGATGCTCAGGCTTTCCGAGGACTCAGGTCGCTGGCTCACATTCACCTGGAGCGCAACCGCCTGCGTACGTTGCCGGTTAGCGTTTTCCAGAACACGCCGAATATCGCCTCCATCAGTCTGCACAACAACCAACTCGCTCGCATTGAAGAGAGGCTCTTTTCTGGACTCTTGCACATGTGGCTTCTCAACTTGGGTTGGAACGCAATAGCGGTCTTGCCCGAGAACATTTTCCAAGACCTGCAGGGTCTGAGAGAACTAGTCCTCGCGGGAAACCGACTAGCCTACCTTCAGCCGCAGCTCTTCCAAAATCTTGGCGAGCTTAAAGAATTGGATCTAACGGGAAATTCCCTCAAAGTCATCAAGGCGAACGTGTTTGTGAAACTCGTGAAACTGCGGAAGCTTTACCTGGCCCAGAATCAGATTGTGACGGTGGCGCCAAGAGCCTTTGTCGGGATGAGAGCTCTCAGATGGCTGGACCTcaccaacaacaaaatgaccaGCCTTCATGACGACACCTTCTTGGGCTTGCACAATCTTCTCGTGCTGCGTCTTTCCAACAACACCATTGCCGGAATTAGGCCGAGGACTTTCCGTGATCTTCAGTTCTTGGAGGAACTGCGTCTCAGCTACAACAAAATGCGTTCTCTGGGTGAGAGGATTTTCGAAGGCCTTGGACATCTGGAGGTTCTCGAGCTCGAGCACAACCGAGTTCAGGAGGCACAAGCGGGTAGCTTCACGGGACTCTCCCATGTGGCCGTCATCAACCTGTCGGGAAGTTGCTTCCATAGTCTGCCCAATCATGTTTTCAAAGGTCTATCAAAGCTTCACAGCCTTCATCTGGACAAAGGTTGTCTcacaaaaattacaaatcaaGCATTCACGGGGCTGTCAAGTCTACGGAGACTTTTCCTTCAGCACAACAACATCTCCGTCGTGGAACGCCACAGCTTTGCAGACCTGGTGGGCTTACTGGGACTGGACTTGAGTTTCAATAAGTTAGAAGTTTTCACCAGCCACACATTTTCCGGTCTTCAGAATCTGGAGTACTTGCTTCTGTCCAACAATGAATGCCGCCAGTTTCTGCACAACGGAACCAAGCATCTCCTCCCAAGGCTGCGCTACCTTGACCTGAGAGCAAACGCTTTGACAAACCTCGTCCCGGATTTTTCAGAGAACATGGAGAAGCTTCTGTTGTCTGGAAACCGCTGGAAATGCGACTGCGGCACCGTCTCGCTGAGGAACTACAGCTTGAGGAATGCCCACGTGGTGCCTCGGCGAGTGGAGACGCACGCCGAGGGCGAAGAACCCGACAGCACCATCACTATATATAACAACATAACGTGCACTAACCCCACACGTCTAGCAGGTCAGGATCTGCGAGATATTGACGCCGAACACTTCCAAACGTGCAGAGCAGCCGTAAATTGA
- the shisa9b gene encoding protein shisa-9B, which yields MRGAELLFAYVLAKVSVRHVEGQVERASDELVLVSAYNESAESTTNGVTESPHTEDKCRGYYDVMGQWDPPFVCQTGDYLYCCGTCGFRFCCAFRSSRLDQTTCKNYDTPPWMMTGRPPSKVDVVQDSTKDKTNMIVYVVCGLVAIVALIGIFTKLGLEKTQRPNQENRTLAHVTRHPASEHTDEMTLGLHYENMQTRVAINSLHSPQMNNTTTPASPLLIEPYALLEQISSPYVPQTSIKDLNKYATLKAVAEKANDSFYINRRQVLSGITAKGGLPMEHVETEPEPRNPYSPPRQMSSNHSGRKHKYPRSHSSSQSLSFGSFSSPATPRPWESNDTLGLKRCYGPTKLCITGRELQNVPFMPPQPYLVTNSKTEVTV from the exons ATGCGCGGCGCTGAGCTGCTGTTCGCTTACGTCCTGGCCAAAGTGAGCGTGCGGCATGTGGAAGGCCAGGTGGAGCGCGCGTCGGACGAGTTGGTGCTGGTGAGCGCATACAACGAGTCGGCGGAGTCCACGACGAACGGCGTGACGGAGAGCCCGCACACGGAGGACAAATGTCGCGGCTACTACGACGTGATGGGCCAATGGGACCCGCCGTTTGTGTGTCAGACGGGGGACTACCTGTACTGTTGCGGCACGTGCGGCTTCAGGTTCTGCTGCGCCTTCCGCAGTTCCCGACTGGACCAGACCACCTGTAAGAACTACGACACGCCGCCGTGGATGATGACAGGCAGGCCGCCGTCCAAAGTGGACGTGGTGCAGGACTCAACCAAGGACAAGACCAACATGATCGTGTATGTCGTCTGCGGGCTGGTGGCCATCGTGGCGCTGATTGGCATCTTCACCAAGCTCGGGCTGGAGAAGACACAGCGACCGAACCAAGAAAACAG AACTTTGGCACATGTGACCCGTCATCCCGCCTCTGAACATACAGACGAGATGACCCTGGGGCTGCACTATGAGAACATGCAGACAAGAGTTGCAATAAACAGTCTCC ACAGCCCCCAGATGAACAACACGACGACGCCTGCGTCGCCTCTGCTCATTGAGCCCTACGCACTGCTGGAGCAGATCAGCAGCCCTTATGTACCGCAGACGTCAATCAAGGACCTCAACAAGTATGCCACCCTCAAGGCTGTTG CAGAAAAAGCGAACGACAGCTTCTACATCAACCGCCGCCAAGTGCTGAGCGGAATAACAGCGAAGGGCGGCCTTCCAATGGAACACGTGGAAACGGAGCCGGAACCCAGAAACCCCTACAGCCCGCCCAGACAGATGTCGAGCAACCATAGCGGACGCAAACACAAATACCCGAGAAGCCACAGCAGCTCCCAGTCGCTGTCCTTCGGTTCTTTTTCCAGCCCGGCCACGCCGAGACCTTGGGAGAGCAACGACACGCTGGGGCTGAAGCGGTGCTACGGCCCGACTAAACTTTGCATCACCGGGAGGGAACTTCAGAACGTTCCCTTCATGCCGCCACAGCCCTATTTGGTCACCAACAGCAAGACGGAGGTGACAGTATGA